The genomic stretch TCACAATAGCCTTATCACGAGTTTCTTTTGCCAACCAGTCAGCTGTTGTCAAACGTTTCTTGTAAACGTCAATCATTGTTGCCACTTTGTGCTCAACATCAGCTTTTGCTTCTGGTGAGAATTTTTGACCAGCGTACCAAAGCCCAAGAGCTTGGCTGTAAGCACCAGATGCTAGATAGTAAGCAGCTTTCTTCTTGTCCATGGCTTGTGGTGTTCCAGAAAGAGCACGACTGTAAGTCCCAGCAAGAACACGAATCTCGTCTGTCAAATAGCTATTGTAACTTGTTGCTGCAGAAAGGATAAGGTCTGCTTTAAGCAATTTCCAATTCTTTTCAGAATAATATTCAGCAGCAAATTCTGTCCAAAAACGTTCTTCAGGAACGATAACTTTATCAGGAATTTCTCCCAAGATTTCTGTGAAAATTTCATCCAAAGGAAGTTCTGGTGCTAATTTTGTAAAATCAGCCCAGTCATATGGGTGATAAAGTTTGACATACTCTGAAGATTCTTCGCGTGAAAGGACGTACTTAGCAAGTTTGGCATCGAGTTCGATTGTTTTGTCCAACACATCTTTGATTTCTTCTGCTGAAAAATCAAACTTCGCTAGCAATTCTTCTTGCATTTTGCGCCAAGTTGCTAATAATTCTTTACCTTTTTCGTGGTCATCAGCGTAGTAAGTTGTATCTGGCAAGATTGTGACAGGGGCTTCTGCCCACAACACATTAAGCTGTGCATTCATGAAATCTGGCGCTACACCAAATGGAAAAGCATTTGGTTTTCCAGCCATTTCAAATTCTGCAATACGTTTAGCAAAATCTGAAAATGACGTTAAAGCTTTATATTCTTTAATCAGCGGTAAAACAGGTGCTACACCGACTGCTTCACGTTTTTCATAATCAGATGTCATGCGGTGAAATTTAACAAAGTTTTGTAGGATGCTATCTTCTGGAACATTTTTTCCAGCTAACCAATCATCGGTTGTATCCAACATCAAATCTTCGATTTCATCAGCCAAATCTGAAAAACCACCTGTACGAGGTTTATCATCTGGAATAACAGCTGTTTTTTCCCACTCGCCATTGACGGCATCATAAAAATCATCTTGATATCGAGTCATAAAAAATCTCCTTTAATCTGCTATGAACATTCTATCAAAAAATTCAGATAATAACAGTTTTAAAAACTCAAAAAGCTAGCCGATTAGGCTAACTTTTTGAATGACTATTTCCGTAGTCTGCGATAAACAGCACTCACCAACAACAAGATGATGAAGAGGAAGACCGCGATTATCGGCGCAACAATCATCGCGTCAACGCGGCTCGCTTCAGCTACCACACGCGCATCTTTGACTTTATTTGGAATGCGGTGACCGCGTACCAAAAGTCTATGACTGTTAACACCGTAAGGCGTGCACGTTACCAAAGTTACGTAATCTTTATTTGGGTCAATGGCTAGCGCTGAGACATCATCTGGCAAGACCGTCAGAATCTGGTCAACTTCATAAGTCAGTGTTTCATCCAAAACCTGAATCATGAACGTATCACCTTCACGCAAACGGTCGATGTCTGTAAACAATTTAGCCGATGGCAACCCACGGTGACCTGAAATCACAGCGTGCGTCCCCTTACCACCAACTGGCAGAGACGTTCCAGGAATATGACCAACAGCCACCTGCAAAATACTATCTTCAGTACCGTGATAGATTGGCAAAGTCGTATTAACCTTTGGAATATCGACATATGCCATGATACCAGTACCTGTGACATCAAGAGTCTTGTCATAAACAGACTTCTCAGCCTTTGACAGATTCAAATCAGGCATCACACCTTTTGCCAAAGATTGATTATAAGCCTTAGCTGCTGCCAACATATCATCTTTCTTTTGCTGACCCATGTCTTGAACATTTTGGACATAGCCAGCTACCGCTTCTGATTGGTGAAATGAGTTCCAATAATCGCTAACTGTCGGATACAACAAAAGGGACAGCCCGATTATTAATATAAAGACGAGTGCATTCGTCAAAAAATTATCTTTTGATTTTTTTCGCATATTAAAGAGCTCTCCCGACAGTTGCAAGAGTAAAGGGAGTAGAAAGTGAGCTCGTGCTCCTTGCCACTCCCTTTATCGGATGATTAATTAAACAAAGTTAATAGTATTATAACAAATTCTTATTTAGCTGCATCCATACGTTTTTTAGTGATAAGAAGAACAGCCGCTACAAGAACAAGGATTGAACCGATAACGTAAAGGATTGTTGTACCCATACCACCAGTTGATGGAAGAAGTGAACCTTTTTTGTTTTCAACATTTGCTTCCAAAGAACCAGATGTAGCAGCTTCTTTAGGTGTTATATTCTTGTTAAACTCAATCATACCTGAATCAGTATTTGCAGTTACACCACCTGAAAGCTCTGTCAATTGAGGGTCAGCAGCTTCTGTGTCGTATTTAGCGTTGATTGTGAATTTGATTGGTTTGATTGTGTTGTAACCATCTGGTGTAGTTGATTCTACAAGTTCGTAGTTACCTGCGTCAAGACCTTTGAAAGTGAATGATGTTCCTTCAGCATTTTTAACTACATCTACTTTTTTAGTTGAACCATTATTTAATTTCTTGTAAAGTGTGAATTCTGCACCTGGCAATGGAGCTGTTTCAATTGTACCATCTTTTTTAATTTCTTTAACTTTGTTAATGATTGTTTGGTAAGTGAAGACTTTTACAGTATCTTTTGGAGTTTTACCAGTATCTGCTGGTTTAGATGTACCATCACCAGTAGCGTTAGGGTTGTTTGAGTAAGTCAATTCAACACTGTTTGGGTTACCTGCTGAACCAAGAACAGCTTTGTCATTAAGAGTTGCGTTATATTCTACAGTAACTAGATCGTCTTTCTTAATGTTTTCATTAACTTTTTTAACATCTGTGATAATAACAGAAAGTGTTGTTGTACCATCTGTATTTGGTGTTTTAGTTACTTGGTATTCACCTTCTGACAAAGTTTTACCGTCAGCTTTAACCAAAGTGATATTGTTAAATGTCAAACCTGCAGACAAAGTATCTGTAAATTCAACATAGTAGTGGTCGTAGTCAGCGATGTGTTTTGGAAGTGTTGCCTTCAATTGGAATGGAACAGTATCATTAATATCGTAGTCAGCTGCATCTTGCCAATCAGTTGTTTTACCAGTTGAATCGTTAGTTTCTTTTACTTTCTTTTGAACAGTTGGTTTGTCGTTTTTGACTTGAGCAGTCACATCACCAACAACTTCCATCATAAAACGAGTGTAAGCTGCATCGTTACCATTTTGAGAACCATCAACATCTTTTACCAAGTAGTAACCAGGTGCACTAACTGTAAGAACAGCTTGTCCGTCTTTACTTTCTGCACTAGCTGCTGGAGTTTTAAGGTTAGCACCAGCTAGTTTTGAGAATTCTTTAGCTTTTTCTGTGTCAGATTTATCTTTCTCTGGAGCATCTTCTTTATATGCAAGCATTTCAGCAATCTCAGCAGCTTCTGATTTACCTTCAAATGTAAATGGTGTTACACCAGTTTCACTCCATTGGATATTTGAAAGTGTCTTACCATCTGAAGCAAGTGTACCAGAAAATACTTGGTAAGCTTCGTAAGTGTGATTATCTGCGACTTTGTCAACTGTAATAGTATAAGCGAATGCATTTCCACCAACGAATGCGAAGAGTGTAGCAACAAAAGCTGCTAAGAGCAATTTAAACTTCTTCATTATAAAATCCTTTTCCTTCTTTCTTTTTTTAAAAACTAAATTGTGTAAACTCCTAAAATGAAGTTATAACCTAAATCTTTACAGTAGTGAATCAGGCACCACCACCTTTACCATAATCTCTTATCATCAGGAGTCACCTCCTGTTTGATATGTTTTGTAAGCTTTCAGGATTATCAATCCTGTAGTAAGTAGGACGAGAACCGCACCAAGTAAATAGTGCATCTTCACGCCACTACCACCAGTCTCAGGCAAATTATATTGCTTCTGAGCTTTATTTTTAATGGTAATATGACCATCTTCAGAATCCGTCGCCATAACAATCGGATTTGTCGAGGTTTCAAAACCATTTGAATAACTAGTATCATAGCCAGAAACGGGCGTTTCACGAACATAGTATTTATAATCTACTTCATTACCCGAAGTATTTTTACCAGAAACAGGCAATCCCTTGTACGTTCGAGTCCAATCATCATCGTGAGTCAATGTCTCACCT from Streptococcus ruminicola encodes the following:
- a CDS encoding M13 family metallopeptidase, with product MTRYQDDFYDAVNGEWEKTAVIPDDKPRTGGFSDLADEIEDLMLDTTDDWLAGKNVPEDSILQNFVKFHRMTSDYEKREAVGVAPVLPLIKEYKALTSFSDFAKRIAEFEMAGKPNAFPFGVAPDFMNAQLNVLWAEAPVTILPDTTYYADDHEKGKELLATWRKMQEELLAKFDFSAEEIKDVLDKTIELDAKLAKYVLSREESSEYVKLYHPYDWADFTKLAPELPLDEIFTEILGEIPDKVIVPEERFWTEFAAEYYSEKNWKLLKADLILSAATSYNSYLTDEIRVLAGTYSRALSGTPQAMDKKKAAYYLASGAYSQALGLWYAGQKFSPEAKADVEHKVATMIDVYKKRLTTADWLAKETRDKAIVKLNVITPHIGYPEKLPETYAKKIIDESLSLVENARNLAKISIAHSWSKWNQPVDRSEWHMPAHMVNAYYDPQQNQIVFPAAILQAPFYSLEQSSSANYGGIGAVIAHEISHAFDTNGASFDENGSLNNWWTDADYEAFTKCTDKIVDQFDGLDSYGAKVNGKLTVSENVADLGGVACALEAAKQDDDFSARDFFINFATIWRMKARDEYMQMLASIDVHAPGKLRTNVTLTNFDEFHEEFDIKAGDPMWRAPEDRVIIW
- a CDS encoding class C sortase; the encoded protein is MRKKSKDNFLTNALVFILIIGLSLLLYPTVSDYWNSFHQSEAVAGYVQNVQDMGQQKKDDMLAAAKAYNQSLAKGVMPDLNLSKAEKSVYDKTLDVTGTGIMAYVDIPKVNTTLPIYHGTEDSILQVAVGHIPGTSLPVGGKGTHAVISGHRGLPSAKLFTDIDRLREGDTFMIQVLDETLTYEVDQILTVLPDDVSALAIDPNKDYVTLVTCTPYGVNSHRLLVRGHRIPNKVKDARVVAEASRVDAMIVAPIIAVFLFIILLLVSAVYRRLRK
- a CDS encoding isopeptide-forming domain-containing fimbrial protein, translating into MKKFKLLLAAFVATLFAFVGGNAFAYTITVDKVADNHTYEAYQVFSGTLASDGKTLSNIQWSETGVTPFTFEGKSEAAEIAEMLAYKEDAPEKDKSDTEKAKEFSKLAGANLKTPAASAESKDGQAVLTVSAPGYYLVKDVDGSQNGNDAAYTRFMMEVVGDVTAQVKNDKPTVQKKVKETNDSTGKTTDWQDAADYDINDTVPFQLKATLPKHIADYDHYYVEFTDTLSAGLTFNNITLVKADGKTLSEGEYQVTKTPNTDGTTTLSVIITDVKKVNENIKKDDLVTVEYNATLNDKAVLGSAGNPNSVELTYSNNPNATGDGTSKPADTGKTPKDTVKVFTYQTIINKVKEIKKDGTIETAPLPGAEFTLYKKLNNGSTKKVDVVKNAEGTSFTFKGLDAGNYELVESTTPDGYNTIKPIKFTINAKYDTEAADPQLTELSGGVTANTDSGMIEFNKNITPKEAATSGSLEANVENKKGSLLPSTGGMGTTILYVIGSILVLVAAVLLITKKRMDAAK